In a genomic window of Erigeron canadensis isolate Cc75 chromosome 5, C_canadensis_v1, whole genome shotgun sequence:
- the LOC122601721 gene encoding glycine-rich protein DOT1-like: protein MELLKMKSKSNYLLLAFLCAIVLVFSATVTAGSLENDERKRDLVGKTKEIGGGGGGGGKDSWGGFGFGRGGKGGGEGGGCIAGWCGYGSGGKGGFSGGGGKGGWSGGGGGHGGDKGGWNGGGGGHGGGDKGRWNGGGGGYGRGDKGGWSGGGGGHGSGHGGGDKGGWSGGGGGHGGGDKGGWSGGGGGHGGSDKGGWSGGGGGHGGGDKGGWSGGGGGHGGGDKGGWSGGGSGHGGDKGGWSGGRGGHGKGDKGGWSGGGGGDGGGNKGGWSGGGGGNGGKEGSGGN from the exons ATGGAGttattgaaaatgaaatcaAAGAGTAATTATCTGTTGTTGGCTTTTCTGTGTGcaattgttcttgttttttctGCTACTGTGACGGCTGGAAGTTTGGAAAATGATGAGAGAAAGA GGGATTTAGTTGGGAAAACAAAGGAAATaggtggtggaggtggaggtggaggtAAGGACAGTTGGGGCGGATTTGGGTTTGGAAGGGGAGGAAAGGGTGGTGGAGAGGGTGGTGGTTGTATTGCAGGATGGTGTGGTTATGGAAGTGGAGGTAAAGGAGGgtttagtggtggtggtggcaaagGAGGATGGAGTGGTGGAGGTGGCGGTCATGGAGGTGATAAGGGAGGATGgaatggcggtggtggtggtcacgGAGGAGGTGACAAAGGAAGATGGAATGGTGGAGGTGGCGGTTACGGAAGAGGTGACAAGGGAGGATGgagtggtggtggaggtggtcaTGGAAGCGGCCATGGAGGCGGTGATAAGGGAGGATGGAGTGGCGGTGGAGGTGGACATGGAGGTGGTGACAAGGGAGGATGgagtggtggaggtggtggtcaTGGAGGCAGTGACAAGGGAGGATGGAGTGGCGGTGGAGGTGGTCATGGAGGCGGTGACAAGGGAGGATGgagtggtggaggtggtggccATGGAGGAGGTGACAAGGGAGGATGGAGTGGCGGAGGTAGTGGTCATGGAGGTGACAAGGGAGGATGGAGTGGTGGCAGAGGGGGTCATGGAAAAGGTGACAAGGGAGGATGgagtggtggaggtggtggtgatggcggaGGCAACAAGGGAGGATGGAGTGGCGGAGGTGGAGGAAACGGAGGCAAAGAAGGTTCGGGAggtaactaa
- the LOC122599284 gene encoding phosphoribulokinase, chloroplastic-like: MAVCTVYTVQPLNTSCSISTHTKTHIGFNQNQLFLCTYSNKKTNHNRFKSGEITCSSDTIVIGLAADSGCGKSTFMRRLTSVFGGAASPPKGGNPDSNTLISDTTTVICLDDYHSLDRTGRKEKGVTALDPRANDFDLMYEQVKALKDGVDVEKPIYNHVSGLLDPPELIKPPKILVIEGLHPMYDQRVRDLLDFSIYLDISNEVKFAWKIQRDMAERGHSLESIKASIEARKPDFDAYIDPQKQYADAVIEVLPTQLIPDDNEGKVLRVKLIMKEGVQYFNPVYLFDEGSTISWIPCGRKLTCSYPGIKFAYGPDAYYGHEVSVLEMDGQFDKLDELVYIESHLSNISTKFYGEITQQMLKHADFPGSNNGTGLFQTIVGLKIRDLFEQISANKVSSPLEATKA; encoded by the exons ATGGCAGTATGCACAGTCTACACAGTCCAACCTCTCAACACATCATGTTCAATCTCAACACACACGAAAACTCACATAGGATTCAACCAAAACCAACTATTTTTGTGCACATATAGTAACAAAAAGACCAATCATAACAGATTCAAAAGTGGTGAAATAACATGTTCAAGTGACACAATAGTAATAGGCCTTGCAGCTGATTCTGGATGCGGAAAAAGCACTTTTATGAGAAGGCTAACAAGTGTGTTTGGTGGTGCAGCTTCACCACCAAAAGGTGGTAATCCTGACTCAAACACACTTATCAGTGACACAACAACTGTTATATGTTTAGATGATTATCATTCTTTGGATAGAACTggcagaaaagaaaaaggtgtCACTGCACTTGATCCAAGGGCTAATGACTTTGATCTTATGTATGAACAAGTTAAGGCTCTTAAAGATGGTGTGGATGTTGAGAAGCCAATTTATAACCATGTTTCTGGTCTTTTAGATCCTCCTGAACTTATTAAACCACCCAAGATTCTTGTCATTGAAGGTTTGCACCCAAT GTATGATCAAAGAGTAAGAGACCTCTTGGACTTTAGTATTTACTTGGATATCAGTAACGAAGTTAAATTTGCCTGGAAAATTCAG AGGGACATGGCAGAGAGAGGGCATAGTCTTGAAAGTATTAAAGCCAGCATTGAGGCTAGGAAACCAGATTTTGATGCTTATATTG ATCCACAAAAGCAATATGCAGATGCAGTTATCGAAGTGTTGCCTACACAGCTGATTCCTGATGATAATGAGGGAAAAGTATTGAGAGTGAAGCTAATCATGAAAGAAGGAGTTCAATACTTCAACCCCGTGTACTTATTTGATGAAGGTTCCACCATTTCATGGATCCCATGTGGAAGGAAGCTCACTTGCTCTTATCCGGGTATCAAATTCGCCTATGGTCCAGATGCTTATTATGGACATGAG GTTTCTGTGCTGGAGATGGATGGACAGTTTGACAAATTAGATGAACTCGTCTACATTGAAAGTCACTTGAGCAACATTTCCACAAAATTCTATGGTGAAATCACCCAACAAATGTTGAAACATGCCGACTTTCCTGGTAGTAATAACGGCACTGGTCTGTTTCAAACCATTGTAGGGCTGAAAATCCGAGATTTGTTTGAACAGATCTCAGCCAATAAGGTCTCGTCTCCACTTGAAGCTACAAAAGCttga
- the LOC122600344 gene encoding uncharacterized protein LOC122600344, with product MVGLFSRFSVSRNGHRRSQSALDERVVIPPDIVATETTSGVAGVMSTPHHGIEAVVEFKPVEHPMEPLDMDQPIPCPLPEPSILNDGRIWKERVSAGVQRNRGDLSIMEEDTTQQRPPQPETPKMKSRPRTNRMILPSISAPEHNILKLLEESGM from the exons aTGGTGGGTCTGTTTTCAAGGTTTTCTGTCAGCAGAAACGGCCATCGTCGCTCTCAAAGTGCACTT GATGAAAGGGTGGTTATACCCCCGGATATAGTGGCCACAGAAACGACGAGTGGTGTTGCGGGAGTTATGTCTACTCCTCATCATGGAATCGAAGCTGTAGTTGAGTTTAAACCAGTCGAACATCCTATGGAGCCTCTTGACATGGATCAACCCATTCCATGCCCATTGCCAGAGCCTTCAATTCTCAAT GATGGGAGAATATGGAAAGAGCGCGTATCAGCAGGGGTTCAAAGGAATAGGGGCGACTTATCCATAATGGAAGAAGACACAACACAACAACGACCACCTCAACCCGAAACACCTAAAATGAAATCACGACCTCGAACAAATCGCATGATACTACCATCAATCAGTGCACCCGAACATAACATCCTAAAACTCCTTGAAGAGTCCGGGATgtaa
- the LOC122599403 gene encoding phosphomevalonate kinase, peroxisomal, producing the protein MAVIASAPGKVLITGGYLVLERPNAGIVLSTNARFYAIVKPLYGELRPECWLWSWTDLKLTSPQMGRETIYKMSLKHFTLQCTSSETRNPFVEYAVQYAVAAAYATADNDRKNLLQKLLLQGFDITILGSNDFYSYRNQIEAHGLPLTPESLASLLPFTSITLNSEQSDGQNSKPEVAKTGLGSSAAMTTAVVAALLNYLGVVNLTSYSGAQHQENLDVVHIIAQTAHCMAQGKVGSGFDVSSAVYGSHRYIRFSPEVISSAQNALMALPLEEVISAVLKGKWDHERTKFSLPPLMKLLLGEPGTGGSSTPSMVGAVKNWQKSDPQKSLDTWRQLSEANTTLEAQLNRLSKLAEEHWETYKGVIYYCSMHQSEKWIKQPSDAVSQEIVKALFGAREAMLNIRCYMKLMGLAAGIPIEPDSQTELLDATMNMPGVLLAGVPGAGGFDAVFAVTLGDSGNDLAKAWSSHNVLALLVREDPHGVLIENSDPRTNQITSGIHSVRIV; encoded by the exons ATGGCAGT gattgCATCTGCTCCTGGGAAGGTTTTGATTACAGGAGGTTACTTGGTTTTGGAGAGGCCTAATGCAGGGATTGTTCTAAGTACAAATGCTCGGTTTTATGCGATTGTTAAGCCACTTTATGGTGAGCTAAGACCCGAGTGCTGGCTTTGG TCATGGACGGATCTGAAGTTAACATCTCCTCAAATGGGCAGAGAAACTATTTACAAAATGTCACTAAAGCACTTCACTCTGCAGTGCACTTCAAG TGAAACAAGAAACCCTTTTGTTGAATATGCGGTACAATATGCTGTTGCAGCAGCATACGCAACAGCTGATAATGACAGAAAGAATTTACTGCAGAAACTGCTTTTGCAAG GTTTTGATATCACCATTTTAGGCAGCAATGACTTCTATTCTTACCGAAATCAG ATTGAAGCACATGGCCTCCCGTTAACCCCCGAATCATTAGCATCCCTTCTGCCATTTACTTCAATAACCTTAAACTCTGAACAATCAGACGGTCAAAATTCTAAGCCTGAAGTTGCAAAAACTGGATTGGGCTCTTCTGCTGCTATGACCACAGCAGTGGTTGCTGCTTTACTTAATTACCTCGGGGTTGTCAATCTTACCTCTTACAGTGGAGCCCAACATCAAGAAAATTTGGATGTGGTACATATTATAGCCCAAACCGCTCACTGTATGGCGCAAGGAAAAGTTGGCAGTGGGTTCGATGTCAGTTCAGCTGTTTATGGAAGTCATCGCTACATTCGGTTTTCTCCGGAAGTGATTTCTTCTGCTCAG AATGCACTCATGGCCCTGCCACTAGAAGAGGTGATTTCGGCTGTCTTGAAGGGCAAATGGGATCATGAGAGAACCAAATTTTCGTTACCGCCTTTAATGAAACTG TTATTAGGTGAACCAGGTACTGGAGGTTCGTCTACTCCATCTATGGTTGGTGCTGTAAAAAATTGGCAAAAGTCTGACCCACAGAAGTCATTAGATACATGGAGACAGCTGTCAGAGGCAAATACAACTCTTGAAGCACAATTAAATCGGCTGAGCAAATTAGCAGAAGAACATTGGGAGACATATAAAGGCGTCATCTACTACTGCAGCATGCACCAATCAGAGAAG TGGATAAAGCAACCCAGTGATGCAGTCAGCCAAGAAATTGTAAAAGCGTTATTTGGAGCTAGGGAAGCCATGCTTAACATCAGGTGTTACATGAAGTTGATGGGGTTGGCTGCAGGAATCCCT ATAGAACCTGATTCACAAACTGAGCTTTTGGATGCCACCATGAACATGCCCGGAGTCCTGTTGGCAGGTGTTCCTGGAGCGGGAGGCTTTGATGCAGTATTTGCAGTTACTTTAGGAGATTCAGGCAATGACCTGGCTAAAGCATGGAGCTCACATAATGTTTTGGCCTTGCTGGTTAGAGAAGATCCTCATGGTGTTTTAATAGAGAATTCTGATCCTCGGACCAATCAAATCACCTCAGGTATACATTCAGTTAGGATTGTATGA
- the LOC122599402 gene encoding pentatricopeptide repeat-containing protein At1g31920, protein MAGTSVHHNLILPQEDHHQRKTLDFITKEQECISLLKQCKSMQDFKQSHSLILKYGLVWSSFCTSNLVSTCALSDWGSMDYACLIFKQIDGPNLFDFNSMIRGHIKDMNLDEAIMLYDQMLEMGIKPNNFTYPSLLKGCACLRRLEEGMQFHGHVFKNGLDDDVFVHNSLISLYGKCGEIARSCSVFETMDDLDKSLATWSALIAAHAGNEMWSECLSLFRDLTNQSYWKAEESVLVSVLSSCTNLGALDSGRATHGFLIRNLSGLNVIVETSLLDMYLKCGSLVNGLAVFESMKVKNQWSYSVMISGLAFNGYGTEALRIFSEMLEKGFEPDEVVYVGVLTACSQTSQVEKGLDFFQKMKVEHRIEPTIQHYGCLVDLMGKAGKVKEAFDLINNMSMEANDVLWSCLLGACRVHRDLELGENVAEKLLKLNSETTSPYVMLSNMYAKAQKWENVALTRREMGQKRLMKTPGFSLIQVKRKVYKFVSNDIQWAHCEGVSDMIHQMEWQLRFEGYMPDISEVLLDVDEEEKIERLSRHSQKLAIAFGLIHTSQDSPIRIVRNMRMCKDCHIYTKMISSIYRRRIIVRDRNRFHHFEDGACSCKD, encoded by the coding sequence GCAAGATTTTAAGCAATCTCATAGTCTAATTCTTAAGTATGGTTTGGTTTGGAGCTCTTTTTGCACTAGTAATCTTGTGTCAACTTGTGCTTTATCTGATTGGGGCAGCATGGACTATGCGTGTTTGATTTTCAAACAAATCGACGGTCCaaatttgtttgattttaattcaatgatTAGAGGGCATATCAAAGATATGAATTTAGATGAAGCTATAATGTTATATGATCAAATGCTTGAAATGGGAATCAAACCAAACAATTTTACTTACCCATCACTTCTCAAAGGGTGTGCTTGCCTACGTCGGCTTGAAGAAGGAATGCAGTTTCATGGGCATGTTTTCAAGAATGGACTTGATGATGATGTGTTTGTGCATAACAGTTTGATAAGTCTGTATGGAAAGTGTGGTGAAATAGCACGATCTTGTTCTGTTTTCGAAACAATGGATGATTTGGATAAAAGTTTGGCTACCTGGAGTGCACTTATCGCAGCTCATGCTGGTAATGAAATGTGGAGCGAGTGCCTTAGCCTATTTCGAGATTTGACTAATCAAAGTTATTGGAAGGCTGAAGAGAGTGTGCTAGTTAGTGTCCTGTCTTCATGTACCAATTTGGGTGCCTTAGATTCAGGGAGGGCTACACACGGGTTTTTGATACGGAATTTAAGTGGATTAAATGTGATTGTAGAGACTTCTTTACTAGATATGTATCTAAAATGTGGATCTCTGGTCAATGGGTTGGCTGTCTTTGAAAGCATGAAGGTGAAAAACCAATGGTCTTACAGTGTCATGATTTCAGGGTTGGCATTCAACGGTTACGGAACTGAAGCTCTAAGGATATTCTCAGAAATGCTTGAAAAGGGATTTGAACCAGATGAAGTTGTTTATGTGGGTGTCTTGACTGCTTGTAGCCAAACGAGCCAAGTTGAAAAAGGTCTCGACTTTTTCCAGAAGATGAAAGTTGAGCACAGAATCGAGCCTACAATTCAACACTACGGGTGTTTGGTGGATCTCATGGGTAAAGCGGGAAAGGTCAAAGAAGCATTTGACCTCATAAACAACATGTCAATGGAAGCAAATGATGTATTATGGTCTTGTCTACTTGGGGCTTGCAGGGTTCATCGAGATTTGGAATTAGGGGAAAATGTTGCTGAAAAGCTACTAAAGTTGAACTCAGAAACTACCAGTCCTTATGTGATGCTATCAAATATGTATGCAAAAGCTCAAAAATGGGAGAATGTAGCTTTGACCCGAagagaaatgggtcaaaaaagaTTGATGAAAACGCCTGGTTTTAGCTTAATTCAAGTGAAAAGGAAGGTATATAAGTTCGTATCAAATGACATACAGTGGGCCCATTGTGAAGGGGTGTCGGATATGATTCACCAGATGGAATGGCAGCTGAGGTTTGAAGGGTATATGCCAGATATATCAGAAGTTTTGCTTGATgtagatgaagaagaaaaaatagaaCGGTTGAGTAGACATAGTCAGAAGTTGGCAATTGCATTTGGGCTGATACATACATCACAGGATTCACCAATTAGGATAGTTAGAAACATGAGAATGTGCAAGGATTGTCATATTTATACTAAAATGATTTCATCAATCTACAGAAGACGAATCATTGTTAGAGATAGAAATAGGTTTCATCATTTTGAAGATGGAGCTTGCTCTTGTAAAGATTAA